In a single window of the Raphanus sativus cultivar WK10039 chromosome 9, ASM80110v3, whole genome shotgun sequence genome:
- the LOC108823539 gene encoding calcium-binding protein KRP1: MATPRPTHQNPQPNFHDFFPAMAGKLGGEGLIDELCKGFELLMDGDKGVITFESLRRNASAVLGLGDLTDDDVRCMIEEGDFDRDGALNQMEFCVLMFRLSPDLMDASRCVVTEAIEEEFGDRTHRH, from the coding sequence ATGGCAACTCCTAGACCGACCCACCAAAACCCACAACCCAATTTCCACGACTTCTTCCCCGCCATGGCGGGAAAACTCGGAGGAGAAGGTCTGATCGACGAGCTCTGCAAAGGCTTCGAGCTCCTCATGGACGGAGACAAAGGAGTCATCACTTTCGAGAGCCTGCGGCGAAACGCGTCGGCGGTTCTTGGCCTCGGAGATCTGACGGACGACGACGTGAGGTGTATGATCGAGGAAGGGGATTTCGATCGAGACGGTGCGTTGAATCAGATGGAGTTTTGTGTGCTCATGTTTAGGCTTAGCCCTGACTTGATGGATGCCTCACGGTGTGTTGTCACGGAGGCCATCGAGGAGGAGTTTGGTGACCGAACGCATAGGCATTGA
- the LOC108825501 gene encoding NAD(P)H dehydrogenase (quinone) FQR1, producing MATKVYIVYYSMYGHVQKLAEEIRKGAASVEGVEVKLWQVPETLPEEALLKMSAPPKSGSPIITPNDLTEADGFVFGFPTRFGMMAAQFKAFLDATGGLWRTQALAGKPAGIFYSTGSQGGGQETTALTAITQLVHHGMIFVPIGYTFGAGMFEMEKVKGGSPYGAGTFAGDGSRQPTQLELEQAFHQGKYVATITKKLKGSTA from the exons ATGGCGACCAAAGTATATATCGT GTACTACTCAATGTACGGTCATGTGCAGAAACTGGCTGAAGAAATAAGGAAAGGAGCTGCTTCTGTTGAAGGTGTTGAAGTCAAACTATGGCAG GTACCAGAGACGCTTCCAGAAGAAGCACTCCTTAAGATGAGCGCACCACCAAAGAGTGGATCACCAATCATCACCCCCAACGACCTAACTGAAGCTGATGGCTTTGTCTTTGGTTTCCCAACGAGGTTCGGTATGATGGCTGCTCAGTTCAAAGCCTTCTTGGACGCAACCGGTGGACTCTGGAGGACTCAGGCACTCGCCGGTAAACCAGCTGGTATCTTCTACAGCACTGGCTCTCAAGGTGGTGGCCAAGAAACCACCGC ATTGACGGCCATAACTCAGCTGGTCCACCACGGGATGATATTTGTCCCAATCGGTTACACATTTGGTGCTGGAATGTTCGAGATGGAGAAAGTTAAAGGTGGGAGTCCTTATGGAGCTGGAACATTCGCAGGAGATGGTTCAAGGCAGCCAACACAGCTGGAGCTAGAGCAAGCCTTTCACCAAGGCAAATACGTTGCAACCATCACCAAGAAGCTTAAGGGATCTACTGCTTAA
- the LOC108835898 gene encoding protein HEAT INTOLERANT 4-like, producing MRKKGATRNGAPKDRKGDQNDEMISARRGGGKRKRGTNKETQKDDNVKKKKSRVTKPQQEEETEYFEEKRNLEDLWKAAFPVGTDALWGLNWDFKHLEEALEEGGFLHGKKVYVLGFAEPQHCLDKDQEYFFVSVPTVVVIESTAEPSKELAIKSLQSASEEGAITMRTGWVPYIPLEERDRQVEKTISRIFTLFCNNRRAALRDKKEEREYCLPYFSDSEEDDPEECSTEVYIMFPSDPPVTCLFDWEFDDLEEFADAMIKVEGLSPEVKDEFKELVKDRVRVGKKAHQQARDRRAIEKMRRVTTRQASENMKLYKFYPKNSEDLDTNMIKSPFIDRFYGNAHQVF from the coding sequence ATGAGGAAGAAGGGAGCGACGAGAAACGGTGCTCCGAAAGATCGCAAAGGTGATCAGAACGACGAGATGATCTCTGCTCGTCGTGGTGGTGGTAAGAGAAAGAGGGGCACGAACAAGGAAACTCAGAAGGATGATaacgtgaagaagaagaaatcgaGAGTGACGAAACCACAACAGGAAGAAGAGACAGAGTACTTCGAGGAAAAACGTAACCTAGAAGATTTGTGGAAAGCTGCGTTTCCAGTGGGAACTGATGCACTCTGGGGACTCAACTGGGACTTCAAACACCTAGAAGAAGCCTTGGAGGAAGGAGGGTTTCTCCACGGTAAGAaagtttatgttttagggtttgcAGAACCTCAACACTGTCTTGACAAGGATCAAGAATACTTTTTTGTCAGTGTCCCAACGGTTGTTGTCATCGAATCAACCGCTGAGCCTTCTAAAGAGCTAGCAATCAAATCCCTTCAGAGCGCATCAGAAGAAGGAGCCATTACGATGAGAACGGGATGGGTTCCTTACATTCCATTAGAAGAAAGAGACAGACAAGTTGAGAAGACAATCTCTCGGATCTTTACTTTGTTCTGTAACAATAGGAGAGCTGCTCTCAGAGACAAGAAGGAAGAACGTGAGTATTGTCTTCCTTATTTCTCTGACTCGGAGGAAGATGATCCTGAAGAGTGTTCTACTGAGGTCTACATAATGTTCCCTTCTGACCCGCCGGTTACATGTTTGTTCGACTGGGAGTTTGATGACCTTGAGGAGTTTGCTGATGCAATGATCAAAGTTGAAGGCTTATCTCCGGAAGTAAAAGACGAGTTCAAAGAGCTTGTCAAAGATCGTGTTCGAGTAGGAAAGAAAGCTCACCAACAGGCAAGAGATAGGAGAGCGATTGAGAAAATGAGACGAGTCACTACTAGGCAAGCCTCTGAAAACATGAAGCTGTACAAATTCTACCCTAAGAACTCAGAAGACTTGGATACAAACATGATCAAGTCGCCGTTCATTGACAGATTCTACGGGAATGCTCATCAAGTCTTTTGA